One part of the Thiomicrospira cyclica ALM1 genome encodes these proteins:
- the xerD gene encoding site-specific tyrosine recombinase XerD — MPFDQALAAFMRYLHLAQGLSRATQQAYQRDLRDFVLRVGGEPALSSTAWLNWQEADIRQYLTGLSVEAKPQTLARRLAAIKRLYKFALHQAWLSVHPAQQLQAPKRQQSIPTVLSEQSITALLAAPDVNSSLGLRDRAILELMYATGLRVSEVVSLPLAQVDLTAGLLMVVGKGNKQRIIPLGEWAQDWLAQYLARARPGLLKPGATLDEVFISRVGRPMTRQTLWHRIHNLAQQAGLTGTLSPHGLRHAFATHLINHGADLRSVQLLLGHSDLSTTQIYTHVAKARLKQLHQQHHPRG; from the coding sequence ATGCCATTTGATCAAGCCTTAGCCGCATTTATGCGCTATTTACATTTAGCCCAAGGCTTAAGCCGTGCCACTCAGCAGGCATATCAGCGGGATTTGCGCGATTTTGTTCTGCGGGTGGGTGGTGAGCCGGCGTTAAGCTCGACCGCATGGCTCAACTGGCAAGAAGCAGATATTCGCCAGTATCTGACGGGTTTATCGGTGGAAGCGAAACCGCAAACGCTCGCTCGGCGTTTGGCGGCCATTAAGCGTTTGTATAAGTTTGCGTTGCACCAGGCCTGGTTGTCGGTCCATCCCGCGCAACAACTGCAGGCGCCGAAACGCCAACAATCGATTCCTACGGTGTTGTCTGAGCAGAGCATAACCGCACTCCTGGCGGCACCCGATGTAAATTCGTCTTTAGGTTTGCGAGATAGAGCGATTTTAGAGCTGATGTATGCTACGGGATTGCGTGTTTCGGAAGTGGTCAGCCTGCCTTTGGCGCAGGTTGATTTAACAGCAGGCCTGCTAATGGTGGTGGGTAAGGGTAATAAACAGCGGATTATTCCGCTGGGGGAGTGGGCGCAAGATTGGCTGGCCCAGTATTTAGCGCGCGCACGACCAGGCCTGCTGAAACCAGGTGCGACGCTTGATGAGGTGTTTATCTCACGAGTCGGTCGGCCAATGACGCGACAAACATTGTGGCATCGTATCCATAATCTTGCGCAACAGGCGGGTCTCACTGGTACACTATCTCCCCATGGTTTACGTCATGCGTTTGCTACGCATTTAATTAACCATGGTGCCGATTTACGCAGTGTGCAGTTATTGCTTGGACATAGCGATTTATCGACCACGCAAATTTATACGCATGTGGCGAAGGCACGTTTAAAACAGCTTCATCAACAACATCATCCGCGCGGTTAG
- a CDS encoding DsbC family protein has protein sequence MIRSFQTLALAALMGASAMVPAMADKERIQQVLSQMAPGAPAADIQETVVPGLYQVVLGVTVFYMTADGKHVFNGNLINLEQGVNLTEQRLEQARLDALKAIDPNSMIIFKAKGETKRQVTVFTDIDCPFCKRFHNQVEKLNEAGIEVRYLAFPRSGPGTPSFAKMESVWCSANPVKAMDDAKNGLEPEAQRCENPVMSHFQAAQFFNVSGTPTMIIDDGQMVPGFVPAEELIPALLQGN, from the coding sequence ATGATTAGATCGTTTCAGACGCTGGCATTAGCCGCGCTAATGGGCGCCAGTGCGATGGTTCCGGCCATGGCCGACAAAGAACGTATTCAACAAGTATTATCACAAATGGCACCGGGTGCGCCCGCGGCGGATATCCAAGAAACCGTGGTTCCAGGTTTGTATCAAGTGGTCTTAGGCGTCACGGTGTTTTATATGACGGCTGATGGTAAACATGTGTTTAACGGTAATTTAATTAATCTTGAGCAAGGGGTGAATTTAACCGAACAGCGCTTAGAGCAAGCACGGTTAGATGCTTTGAAGGCGATTGATCCAAACTCGATGATTATTTTTAAAGCCAAAGGTGAAACCAAGCGTCAGGTAACAGTGTTTACAGATATTGATTGCCCATTTTGTAAGCGCTTTCATAATCAGGTTGAAAAGCTAAATGAAGCCGGTATTGAAGTGCGTTATTTGGCGTTTCCACGTTCGGGTCCTGGTACACCAAGCTTTGCAAAAATGGAGTCGGTGTGGTGTAGTGCAAATCCGGTTAAGGCGATGGATGATGCTAAAAATGGCTTAGAGCCTGAAGCCCAGCGTTGTGAAAATCCGGTGATGTCGCATTTCCAAGCGGCACAGTTCTTTAATGTATCGGGTACGCCGACGATGATTATTGATGATGGTCAGATGGTGCCAGGTTTTGTGCCTGCTGAAGAGTTGATTCCGGCGTTATTGCAAGGCAACTAA
- a CDS encoding valine--tRNA ligase, translating to MDKHFDPTTIEAKWYQAWENAGYFSPNTDSAKAPYCIMIPPPNVTGSLHMGHAFQDTIMDTLIRLNRMQGKPTLWQPGTDHAGIATQMVVERQLANKGLSRHDLGRDKFIDEIWKWKTESGGTITKQLRRMGTSPDWSRERFTMDDGLSNAVKEVFVRLHEEGLIYRGKRLVNWDPVLHTAVSDLEVISEEEQGSMWHLRYPLSNGSGHLVVATTRPETMLGDQAVAVHPEDERYKHLIGQTITLPLVGREIPIIADDYVDPAFGTGCVKITPAHDFNDYEMGKRHNLPMLNIFTQDAAINTDAPEKYQGLDRYEARKQIVADLEALGLMEKIAPHKLMVPRGDRTHAVIEPMLTDQWYVAVQELAKPAIDAVKNGDIEFVPKNWENTYFEWMNNIQDWCISRQIWWGHRIPAWYDDQGNVYVGRDETEVRAKHNLGDRPLKQDDDVLDTWFSSALWTFSTLGWPEQTPELAKFHPTSVLVTGFDIIFFWVARMIMMSLKFTGQVPFKQVYVHGLVRDAEGQKMSKSKGNVLDPIDLIDGIDLESLVNKRTYGMMQPEKAAKIEKDTRKQFADGIPAFGTDAIRFTFASLASTGRDIRFDLNRCEGYRNFCNKLWNATRYVLMNTQGFDTGVDESAPVEYSLADRWIVSRLQTLQTEVVRHFEQYRFDLAANLLYEFTWNEYCDWYLELAKPILNKDSSDAAKRGTRKTLVRVLESLLRLLHPVMPYITEEAWQAVAPLAGKHGATIMLQPYPQADESKIDTAAEAELDWVKQFIMGVRRIRSEMDIAPGKPLPVLLTKVSTQDQAWLDHNRVFLMTLAKLESIEALANESDAPESAMSLVGDMNILIPMAGLIDKEAELVRLDKEITKLNTEFERLTAKLSNESFVARAPEAVVAKEREKLTDIQSALTNLEQQHDKIRAL from the coding sequence ATGGATAAACATTTCGACCCCACTACGATTGAAGCCAAGTGGTATCAAGCTTGGGAAAACGCCGGTTATTTCTCACCCAATACTGACTCGGCTAAAGCCCCATATTGCATTATGATTCCACCACCTAATGTGACCGGCAGCCTGCACATGGGCCATGCCTTTCAAGACACGATTATGGACACTCTGATTCGCCTCAATCGTATGCAAGGCAAACCTACCCTGTGGCAACCGGGCACCGACCATGCCGGCATCGCCACACAGATGGTGGTAGAGCGTCAACTGGCCAACAAGGGTTTAAGCCGTCACGATCTTGGGCGTGACAAATTTATTGATGAAATCTGGAAATGGAAAACTGAATCCGGCGGCACGATTACCAAACAGCTCCGCCGCATGGGGACATCACCTGACTGGAGTCGCGAACGCTTTACGATGGACGATGGTTTATCAAACGCCGTTAAAGAAGTATTTGTGCGTCTGCATGAAGAGGGTTTGATTTATCGTGGTAAACGTTTGGTCAACTGGGACCCGGTATTACACACCGCCGTTTCTGATCTAGAGGTTATCTCAGAAGAAGAACAAGGCAGTATGTGGCATTTACGTTACCCGCTCAGCAACGGTTCAGGGCATTTGGTGGTCGCAACCACACGTCCAGAAACCATGCTCGGTGACCAAGCAGTGGCGGTACACCCGGAAGACGAACGCTATAAACATCTGATTGGTCAAACCATCACCTTGCCATTGGTTGGTCGTGAAATCCCGATTATTGCCGACGATTACGTAGATCCGGCGTTCGGAACGGGCTGTGTCAAAATCACCCCGGCACACGACTTTAACGACTATGAAATGGGCAAGCGTCATAACCTACCGATGCTCAATATCTTTACCCAAGACGCGGCGATTAACACGGACGCGCCAGAAAAGTATCAAGGCTTGGATCGTTATGAAGCGCGCAAACAAATCGTTGCCGATCTTGAAGCGCTGGGCTTAATGGAAAAAATCGCGCCGCATAAACTGATGGTGCCGCGAGGCGACCGCACTCATGCGGTGATTGAGCCGATGCTGACCGACCAATGGTATGTCGCGGTGCAAGAACTGGCCAAACCTGCGATTGACGCGGTGAAAAATGGCGATATTGAATTTGTACCGAAAAACTGGGAAAACACCTATTTTGAATGGATGAACAATATCCAGGACTGGTGTATCTCGCGTCAAATCTGGTGGGGACACCGCATCCCCGCTTGGTATGACGACCAAGGCAATGTCTATGTCGGACGTGATGAAACCGAAGTCCGCGCCAAGCATAACCTAGGCGACCGTCCGTTAAAACAAGACGATGACGTACTGGATACCTGGTTTAGCTCCGCGCTTTGGACCTTCTCCACCCTCGGTTGGCCAGAACAAACGCCGGAACTGGCAAAATTTCACCCAACTTCGGTATTAGTCACCGGCTTTGACATTATTTTCTTCTGGGTTGCGCGGATGATTATGATGAGCTTGAAGTTCACTGGGCAAGTGCCGTTTAAACAGGTGTATGTCCATGGTTTAGTGCGTGATGCCGAAGGCCAGAAAATGTCGAAGTCAAAAGGCAATGTTCTCGATCCGATCGACTTAATTGATGGCATTGACTTAGAAAGCCTAGTCAATAAACGCACCTATGGCATGATGCAGCCGGAAAAAGCCGCTAAGATCGAAAAAGATACTCGCAAGCAGTTTGCCGATGGCATTCCTGCTTTTGGCACGGATGCGATACGTTTTACCTTCGCGTCACTCGCCTCAACCGGCCGCGATATTCGCTTTGACCTAAACCGTTGCGAAGGCTACCGCAACTTCTGCAATAAACTCTGGAATGCCACCCGATATGTATTAATGAACACCCAGGGCTTTGATACCGGGGTCGACGAATCCGCGCCAGTGGAATACTCACTGGCGGATCGCTGGATCGTGTCGCGATTACAAACCCTGCAAACCGAAGTGGTGCGTCATTTCGAGCAATACCGTTTTGATTTAGCCGCCAACCTACTCTATGAATTCACCTGGAATGAATACTGTGACTGGTATTTAGAATTAGCCAAGCCAATTTTAAATAAAGATTCATCTGATGCCGCCAAACGAGGCACCCGTAAAACCCTGGTGCGGGTCCTCGAAAGCCTGCTCAGACTGTTACATCCTGTGATGCCGTATATCACCGAAGAAGCCTGGCAAGCGGTCGCGCCTTTGGCGGGTAAACACGGTGCAACCATAATGCTACAACCTTATCCACAAGCGGATGAAAGTAAAATCGACACCGCAGCGGAAGCCGAGCTAGACTGGGTAAAACAGTTTATTATGGGGGTGCGTCGTATTCGTTCGGAAATGGATATTGCCCCTGGCAAACCCTTGCCAGTGCTACTCACCAAAGTATCTACCCAGGACCAGGCCTGGTTAGACCATAACCGTGTATTCCTGATGACGCTGGCAAAATTGGAGTCGATTGAGGCCTTGGCAAACGAAAGTGATGCGCCTGAGTCAGCCATGTCATTAGTTGGTGACATGAATATCTTAATTCCGATGGCTGGCCTGATTGATAAAGAAGCCGAACTTGTCCGTTTGGACAAAGAAATTACTAAGCTCAATACTGAATTTGAACGCTTAACCGCCAAACTCAGTAACGAAAGCTTTGTCGCTCGCGCGCCCGAAGCGGTCGTCGCAAAAGAGCGTGAAAAACTTACCGATATTCAATCGGCCCTGACTAATTTGGAGCAACAACATGACAAAATTCGAGCACTTTAA
- a CDS encoding 2OG-Fe(II) oxygenase — protein MFNLKLESASINIAIDALVDQGWFFWQNAIPRSLCDALYFELQQRQQDGELQQAGIGRGQEHQLNQRIRRDAIHWLERQTPAQAQYLDLMQQLQLELNRQLFMGLFEYEAHFALYSPGDFYKKHRDSFRGAANRMVTSVTYLNPTWQTDWGGELVLYNEEDTQELARLMPQSGALALFMSEQLPHEVLPTQQDRASIAGWFRCNTSTHGIVNPPS, from the coding sequence TTGTTCAATTTAAAATTAGAGTCCGCGTCTATTAATATCGCGATTGACGCCCTTGTCGATCAAGGTTGGTTTTTTTGGCAAAATGCCATTCCCAGATCACTTTGTGATGCTTTATATTTTGAACTACAACAACGCCAACAGGATGGTGAGCTGCAACAAGCCGGTATTGGACGCGGTCAAGAACACCAGCTTAACCAACGCATTCGGCGCGACGCCATTCACTGGCTAGAACGTCAAACCCCCGCACAAGCACAATACTTAGATCTGATGCAACAACTGCAACTCGAACTCAATCGTCAATTATTTATGGGCTTATTTGAATACGAAGCACACTTTGCGCTTTACTCTCCCGGTGATTTCTACAAAAAACATCGAGATAGTTTTCGTGGTGCGGCCAATCGCATGGTCACCAGTGTGACCTATTTGAATCCCACTTGGCAAACTGACTGGGGTGGTGAACTCGTGCTTTATAACGAAGAGGATACACAAGAACTTGCACGACTTATGCCGCAATCTGGCGCGCTGGCGCTATTTATGAGCGAGCAACTACCGCATGAGGTTTTACCCACACAGCAGGATCGTGCCAGCATCGCCGGCTGGTTCCGCTGCAATACATCAACCCATGGGATTGTTAACCCACCTAGCTAA
- a CDS encoding ammonium transporter — MEQQVIEVSYALDTFYFLMAGALVMWMAAGFTMLEAGLVRSKNTTEILAKNIGLFSIASLMYMIVGYNIMYGEGVNSIIPSLSFLLGGDNTLEEVVAGEAYYSNLADFFFQVVFVATAMSIVSGAVAERMKLMSFFAFAVVLTAVIYPVQGYWTWGEGFLDELGFSDFAGSGIVHMAGAAAALAGVLVLGARKGKYGPNGEVRAIPGANMPLAALGTFILWLGWFGFNGGSQLQITTVEDANAVAAVFVNTNLAAAAGVIGAMVVSKILFGKVDLTMILNGALAGLVSITAEPLEPSPLGAAIVGFIGGAIVVFAILALDKKLKIDDPVGAISVHGVVGIWGLIAVVFSNGDANIVSQLIGIAVIFSWVFLASLLTWLVIKAIMGVRATEEQEYEGLDKSECGMEAYPEFSNK; from the coding sequence ATGGAACAACAAGTCATCGAAGTCAGTTATGCACTCGATACCTTTTACTTCCTCATGGCCGGTGCATTGGTTATGTGGATGGCTGCCGGCTTTACCATGCTGGAAGCAGGCCTGGTGCGTAGCAAAAACACGACAGAAATTTTGGCCAAAAACATTGGTCTATTCTCAATCGCCTCATTAATGTACATGATTGTTGGTTACAACATTATGTATGGTGAAGGTGTTAACAGCATCATCCCAAGCCTAAGTTTCTTATTAGGTGGTGACAACACGCTTGAAGAGGTTGTTGCTGGTGAAGCTTATTACTCAAACCTAGCGGATTTCTTCTTCCAGGTGGTATTCGTTGCAACCGCGATGTCGATTGTTTCAGGTGCGGTCGCTGAGCGTATGAAACTAATGTCATTCTTCGCATTTGCGGTGGTATTAACCGCTGTGATCTATCCAGTACAAGGTTATTGGACTTGGGGTGAAGGCTTCCTAGACGAGTTAGGTTTCTCTGACTTCGCAGGTTCAGGTATCGTTCACATGGCCGGTGCGGCTGCCGCTCTTGCTGGTGTATTGGTACTAGGTGCTCGTAAAGGCAAGTATGGTCCAAACGGTGAAGTTCGTGCGATTCCAGGTGCTAACATGCCTTTGGCGGCACTAGGTACGTTCATTCTATGGTTAGGTTGGTTCGGCTTTAACGGTGGTTCACAGTTACAAATCACCACAGTTGAAGATGCGAACGCCGTTGCCGCTGTATTCGTAAACACTAACTTAGCAGCAGCAGCGGGTGTTATCGGTGCGATGGTAGTCTCTAAGATCCTATTCGGTAAAGTTGACTTAACCATGATCCTTAACGGTGCCTTAGCAGGTCTGGTATCTATTACGGCAGAACCTCTAGAGCCTTCACCATTAGGTGCTGCGATTGTTGGCTTCATTGGTGGTGCAATTGTTGTCTTCGCTATCCTTGCTTTGGATAAGAAGTTAAAAATTGACGATCCAGTCGGTGCGATTTCAGTACACGGCGTGGTTGGTATTTGGGGCCTTATCGCGGTGGTATTCAGCAACGGTGATGCCAATATCGTATCGCAATTGATTGGTATCGCGGTGATCTTCAGCTGGGTATTCCTTGCTAGCTTACTAACCTGGTTGGTGATCAAAGCTATCATGGGCGTTCGCGCGACTGAAGAGCAAGAATACGAAGGTTTAGATAAGTCTGAATGTGGTATGGAAGCATATCCAGAGTTCAGCAACAAGTAA
- a CDS encoding efflux RND transporter permease subunit, with amino-acid sequence MADAQNQVSQDTLQLNSAGKLAKLFIHSKITLMIMIAILLAGLLSLFMTPREYNPQIVVPAANIMVPKAGATPEEVNNMVVKPLEAIMNALPGVENTFGYATSDFGVVTVQFKVGEDQIDSLVKVYNQVMQNMDRMPPATQQPIIKPINVDDVPILTLTLTSERMGGYDLRDVGLKLVEQLRNVPGVSFTEVLGGKQRAVNVWLDSQKIAMTGLSLEDISDMLMGSNVSMPVGSLVHTNRSHPVRVNGYLGNAQEVGDIIIGADKGQPIFLRDIATIEEGPLEDEIHTRIGFGPASPLGLRGELPAVTISLAKKPGTNAVTVSNAVMAKFGELQTAMLPADVQVVVTRNDGEMADKAVNVLVESLIIAIVAVVIILMVSLGWREALIVTLTVPLILFVVLIVGYIFGQTLNRITLFALILSLGLLVDAAIVVVENIHRHVRHGVDPKTFDQLLIKATNEIGNPTNVATLAVILAFIPMLFVTGMMGPFMAPIPFNVPVAMIASLLIAYMLVPYAAYRWLGKNAIKKMAETDSIQSHHPEKEDWLQRGYVKMLAPMIASRTKRNIFLFVVLMSLFAAMFQPAVQFLREDGMNNPLHPLGVEVKMLPFDNTDTFLVQVDMPQGTATEATDRVVRFVGDIIGRTDYVSDYSVYLGMPAPIDFAALVRGDLIKQGENFAQIRVNLLEKERRSLSSHEIAQLLYDRFAMVRQDFPEAKVKIYETPPGPPVTAQILAELYGPDYDKLREAAIEVSAKFTEIYGMINVDNSVTDDVLSYEINIDREKANLLGIAPATVSKMLRDYVSGFNLGYMHYDNVREPVNIVVRLPRAERTVPEQLLTLRVNSFSGEAVPLSAIATIEERILAKPIMGRDQHSMTMISGELLRSSPVYAVLTLDKMLDNVTLPESGVTFQTANLGFIEAQPKDVTDYTLLWGGEMRLTLDVFRDMGSAFIVALVFIYLILVGYYRSFMLPFIVMGAIPLTMIGVFPGHWLLGQAFTATSMIGVIALAGIVVRNSLLLIDFTLEYQKEGKSLRDSVIEAGKVRAKAIILTALTIIFASIVMIPDPVFGGLAISLIFGVISSTILTLFVIPLMYFIWQTYYPSPPELTDMAKIEKELLAKA; translated from the coding sequence ATGGCCGACGCTCAGAATCAAGTCTCGCAGGATACCCTGCAACTCAATAGCGCGGGGAAACTCGCAAAACTATTCATTCACTCCAAAATCACTCTGATGATTATGATCGCCATTTTATTGGCCGGTCTGTTGTCATTGTTTATGACACCGCGTGAATACAATCCCCAGATTGTGGTGCCGGCAGCCAATATTATGGTGCCGAAAGCCGGCGCAACGCCAGAAGAAGTTAATAACATGGTGGTTAAGCCACTCGAAGCGATTATGAATGCGCTGCCTGGTGTGGAAAACACCTTTGGTTATGCCACCAGTGACTTTGGTGTCGTAACCGTGCAGTTTAAAGTCGGCGAAGATCAAATTGATAGCTTGGTGAAGGTTTATAACCAAGTGATGCAAAACATGGATCGGATGCCACCGGCGACTCAGCAACCGATTATTAAGCCCATTAATGTCGATGATGTACCGATTTTAACCTTGACGCTGACGTCTGAGCGTATGGGTGGCTATGACTTGCGTGATGTTGGTTTAAAACTGGTTGAACAGTTACGCAATGTGCCCGGCGTATCCTTTACTGAGGTGCTGGGTGGTAAACAGCGAGCGGTTAATGTCTGGCTGGATTCCCAAAAAATTGCCATGACTGGACTATCACTTGAAGACATTAGCGACATGCTGATGGGCTCGAATGTGTCGATGCCAGTGGGAAGTCTCGTCCATACCAATCGTAGTCATCCCGTGCGGGTTAATGGTTATTTAGGTAATGCCCAAGAAGTGGGCGATATTATTATCGGCGCCGATAAAGGCCAACCCATATTCTTACGCGATATCGCCACGATTGAAGAAGGCCCCTTAGAAGACGAGATTCATACGCGCATCGGTTTTGGACCGGCAAGTCCATTAGGTTTGCGCGGTGAATTACCAGCGGTCACCATTTCGCTTGCCAAAAAGCCGGGTACCAACGCGGTTACGGTTTCTAATGCGGTGATGGCGAAGTTTGGCGAACTGCAAACGGCCATGCTGCCTGCCGACGTGCAGGTGGTGGTGACCCGTAATGATGGCGAGATGGCCGATAAAGCCGTTAACGTGTTGGTTGAAAGTTTGATTATTGCGATTGTTGCGGTAGTCATTATTTTGATGGTGTCTTTAGGTTGGCGTGAGGCGCTGATTGTGACCTTAACGGTACCGCTGATTTTGTTTGTGGTGCTGATTGTCGGTTATATTTTTGGCCAAACGCTGAACCGAATTACCTTGTTTGCGTTGATTCTGTCACTGGGGTTACTGGTCGATGCCGCTATTGTGGTGGTCGAAAATATCCACCGCCATGTACGTCATGGGGTTGACCCAAAAACCTTTGACCAGCTATTGATTAAAGCGACTAATGAAATCGGCAACCCAACCAACGTGGCGACCCTAGCGGTTATTTTAGCCTTCATTCCGATGCTGTTTGTTACCGGCATGATGGGGCCGTTTATGGCACCGATTCCGTTTAACGTGCCCGTGGCCATGATTGCCTCCTTGTTAATTGCCTATATGTTGGTGCCTTATGCCGCTTATCGTTGGTTGGGCAAAAACGCCATCAAGAAAATGGCTGAAACTGACAGTATCCAGTCACACCACCCAGAAAAAGAAGATTGGTTGCAACGGGGTTACGTCAAAATGCTGGCGCCGATGATTGCCAGCCGTACCAAACGTAATATTTTCTTGTTTGTGGTGTTGATGAGTTTGTTTGCGGCAATGTTCCAGCCAGCGGTGCAGTTTTTACGTGAAGATGGCATGAATAATCCACTACATCCGTTAGGTGTGGAAGTCAAAATGTTGCCGTTTGATAATACCGATACCTTCTTGGTGCAAGTCGATATGCCACAGGGAACGGCTACTGAAGCGACCGATCGCGTGGTACGTTTTGTCGGGGATATTATCGGGCGGACTGATTATGTCAGCGATTACAGTGTTTATTTGGGTATGCCGGCACCGATTGATTTCGCCGCCTTAGTGCGTGGAGATTTGATTAAGCAGGGTGAAAACTTTGCTCAAATCCGCGTCAATTTATTGGAAAAAGAGCGTCGTTCACTCAGCTCGCATGAAATCGCGCAACTGCTTTATGATCGCTTTGCGATGGTGCGTCAAGACTTCCCTGAAGCGAAGGTGAAAATCTATGAAACGCCTCCAGGACCACCGGTCACCGCGCAGATTTTGGCCGAGCTCTATGGTCCGGATTATGACAAGTTGCGTGAAGCAGCGATTGAGGTGAGTGCCAAGTTCACCGAAATTTACGGCATGATCAACGTCGATAATTCCGTGACTGACGATGTTTTAAGCTATGAAATTAACATTGACCGTGAAAAAGCCAACCTGTTGGGCATTGCCCCCGCGACAGTTAGCAAAATGCTGCGCGATTATGTCAGTGGTTTTAACCTGGGTTATATGCACTATGATAATGTGCGCGAACCGGTCAATATTGTGGTGCGTTTGCCACGTGCGGAACGGACGGTGCCCGAGCAGTTATTGACCTTACGTGTCAATTCCTTCTCTGGTGAGGCGGTTCCCTTGTCGGCGATTGCAACGATCGAAGAGCGTATTTTGGCGAAACCAATTATGGGTCGTGATCAACACTCGATGACAATGATCAGTGGTGAGCTATTACGTTCTAGTCCAGTGTATGCGGTATTAACCCTGGATAAAATGCTCGATAACGTCACCTTGCCGGAATCGGGTGTGACCTTCCAAACGGCTAACCTAGGCTTTATTGAGGCGCAACCGAAAGATGTCACCGATTACACCTTGCTTTGGGGCGGTGAAATGCGCCTAACGCTGGATGTGTTCCGTGATATGGGTAGTGCCTTTATTGTAGCACTGGTGTTTATCTACCTGATTTTGGTGGGTTATTACCGTTCATTCATGTTGCCGTTTATTGTGATGGGTGCGATTCCTTTGACGATGATTGGGGTTTTCCCAGGCCATTGGTTGCTGGGGCAGGCCTTTACGGCAACCTCCATGATTGGGGTGATTGCTCTGGCCGGGATTGTTGTGCGTAACTCTTTGTTGCTGATTGACTTTACTTTGGAATATCAAAAAGAGGGTAAATCTTTGCGTGACTCGGTGATTGAGGCTGGTAAGGTGCGTGCCAAAGCCATTATCTTGACCGCCTTAACGATTATTTTTGCCTCGATTGTGATGATCCCAGACCCCGTATTTGGTGGTTTGGCGATCAGCTTAATCTTTGGGGTGATCTCATCAACGATTCTGACGCTGTTTGTTATTCCGTTGATGTACTTCATTTGGCAAACCTATTATCCGTCGCCACCCGAGTTGACCGATATGGCCAAAATCGAAAAAGAGTTGTTGGCTAAGGCGTAA
- a CDS encoding TIGR04211 family SH3 domain-containing protein: MTKFEHFNRRTLSAIILAGSLQFGVMTSPALQAQEFTHYVSDAVEQPIRRGAGVEFRIERMLPPGTPLKVLETSDGWSLVEANYNNRTSQGWIHQISIQNQPPARILLNEQRARFSDLENRFNEQRRDYEQLRVNHDVVATELTELKQAHFEARRELEQIREISGQAVELDEQNREMRQIINELEAQQVIMRQQIAQAGDAVKRQWFLTGAGVLLLGLLLGRFFRIPKRRGSWDSV, encoded by the coding sequence ATGACAAAATTCGAGCACTTTAATCGCCGCACCCTGAGCGCAATTATTCTGGCCGGTAGTTTGCAATTTGGCGTAATGACCAGCCCTGCGCTTCAGGCTCAAGAGTTTACCCATTACGTAAGTGATGCCGTCGAACAACCAATACGCCGTGGTGCCGGTGTAGAGTTCCGCATTGAACGGATGTTGCCACCAGGAACCCCCCTTAAAGTTCTAGAAACCAGTGATGGCTGGTCACTCGTTGAAGCTAATTATAATAACCGCACATCACAAGGCTGGATTCATCAGATTTCAATTCAAAATCAACCGCCAGCACGGATATTACTCAATGAGCAACGAGCGCGTTTTTCCGACCTTGAAAACCGCTTTAATGAACAGAGACGTGATTATGAACAACTTCGCGTTAACCATGACGTGGTTGCAACCGAGTTAACGGAACTAAAACAAGCGCATTTTGAAGCGCGTCGTGAACTCGAACAAATCCGTGAAATCTCAGGCCAAGCGGTTGAGTTGGATGAGCAAAACCGTGAAATGCGTCAAATCATTAATGAACTAGAAGCTCAGCAGGTGATTATGCGCCAACAAATTGCCCAAGCGGGTGATGCGGTTAAACGCCAATGGTTTTTAACCGGTGCGGGTGTATTGTTATTAGGTTTGTTATTGGGTCGTTTCTTTAGAATTCCAAAACGTCGCGGCAGTTGGGACAGTGTGTAA
- a CDS encoding P-II family nitrogen regulator, translating into MKLIVAIIKPFKLDDVREALHEIDVHGMTVTEAKGFGRQKGHTEIYRGAEYAIEFLPKVRLEIGVADDKVDTAIEAIGNAARTGKIGDGKIFVMPIEQAIRIRTEESGDVAL; encoded by the coding sequence ATGAAACTTATAGTGGCAATTATCAAACCCTTCAAACTCGATGATGTGCGCGAAGCACTCCATGAAATCGATGTTCACGGGATGACTGTTACAGAGGCGAAAGGTTTTGGACGCCAAAAAGGCCATACCGAAATTTATCGCGGCGCAGAATACGCAATTGAATTTTTACCTAAAGTTCGCCTAGAAATTGGGGTTGCCGATGACAAGGTCGATACCGCTATTGAAGCCATTGGCAACGCGGCTCGTACTGGCAAAATCGGCGACGGCAAAATTTTTGTTATGCCTATCGAGCAAGCTATTCGGATTCGTACCGAAGAGTCTGGCGATGTTGCGCTGTAA